One stretch of Tepidibacter hydrothermalis DNA includes these proteins:
- a CDS encoding ABC transporter substrate-binding protein has translation MNIRKNWALVLSSIMILMLVTVGCSNNNLTKITLAEVTHSTFYAPQYVALSEGFFKEEGLDVEIINTKGADKTMAALLSNEADIGLMGPEASIYVYNQGKEDYAINFAQLTQRDGSFLIGREKDDNFTFDKLKGKSILGGRKGGVPEMTLEYVLKKNKLNLEKDVNVRTDIQFGVMAGAFTSGTGDYVTLFEPVASSLEKEGKGYIVASIGKESGYLPYTCYSAKKSYIENNSDIIQKFTNAIYKSQQWLKTHSSEEIARSISSEFPETDIEDLTVVVDRYKSQDTWSETPLLKEDSLNHLMDIIDLAGELDKRAPYDKIVTTEFSQNAVDNLGK, from the coding sequence ATGAATATACGCAAAAATTGGGCACTAGTATTATCCTCGATAATGATATTAATGCTAGTTACCGTAGGTTGTTCAAATAATAATTTGACTAAAATAACACTTGCAGAGGTTACTCATTCAACATTCTATGCTCCTCAGTATGTGGCTCTTTCAGAAGGCTTTTTTAAAGAAGAAGGTTTAGATGTTGAAATAATAAACACAAAAGGTGCTGATAAAACCATGGCAGCTCTTCTCTCAAACGAAGCTGATATCGGTCTTATGGGTCCAGAGGCTTCTATTTATGTCTATAATCAAGGAAAAGAAGATTATGCCATAAACTTTGCTCAACTAACTCAAAGAGATGGTAGTTTTTTAATAGGAAGAGAAAAAGATGATAACTTTACATTTGATAAATTAAAAGGAAAAAGCATATTAGGTGGAAGAAAAGGCGGAGTTCCAGAAATGACACTTGAATATGTTCTTAAAAAGAATAAACTTAATTTAGAAAAAGATGTTAATGTAAGAACAGATATACAATTTGGTGTAATGGCCGGAGCATTCACAAGCGGAACAGGAGATTACGTAACACTATTTGAACCAGTAGCTTCTTCTTTAGAAAAAGAAGGTAAAGGATATATAGTAGCCTCTATAGGTAAAGAATCTGGTTACCTTCCATATACATGTTACAGCGCTAAGAAATCTTATATAGAAAATAACTCAGATATAATTCAAAAATTTACAAATGCCATATATAAAAGTCAACAATGGTTAAAAACTCACTCTTCAGAAGAAATAGCTCGCTCTATATCATCTGAATTTCCAGAAACAGATATAGAAGATTTGACTGTAGTTGTTGATAGATATAAATCACAAGATACTTGGTCAGAAACTCCCCTTTTAAAAGAAGATAGTTTAAATCACTTAATGGATATAATAGATCTAGCTGGTGAGCTAGATAAAAGAGCTCCATACGATAAGATAGTAACTACTGAATTTTCTCAAAATGCTGTAGATAATTTAGGTAAATAA
- a CDS encoding LysM peptidoglycan-binding domain-containing protein — translation MLYYVKRFDTLQKIANRFNVSEQSIIKANVICDPDYLTPNTPLIIPDSDVDLPKSQGQPPYYIVQFRDTFLCLSKEFNTTVNNLVYMNRLNPNMIPTGYEILIGNYLQSPDELSKLWEDTGNNKCDELSEDQVHNIYYNGSFVWQALGQQSIPYLIELLNNPCDIVKYYSIVSLGRIGSNNTKVISELRKLVNNENELISNAAGWALLRIGLVTDHSKRMHVTTTESRIYDSPDLNSSSFAVPAGSPIMSLNWSIPSPTNEKNVFGETQLYDRVRFFTTGQDGYLPRVGFNEINAI, via the coding sequence ATGCTTTATTACGTAAAAAGATTTGATACACTTCAAAAAATAGCAAATAGATTCAATGTATCTGAGCAATCTATAATTAAAGCTAATGTAATTTGCGATCCCGATTATCTAACACCTAACACACCACTAATAATCCCTGATTCAGATGTAGACCTGCCAAAATCACAAGGTCAACCACCTTATTATATAGTTCAATTCAGAGATACTTTTTTATGTTTATCTAAAGAATTTAACACCACAGTTAACAATCTAGTTTATATGAATAGATTGAATCCTAATATGATTCCTACAGGTTATGAAATTCTTATAGGTAATTACCTTCAAAGTCCAGATGAATTAAGTAAATTATGGGAAGATACAGGAAATAACAAATGCGATGAATTATCAGAAGATCAAGTTCATAATATATACTATAACGGCTCTTTTGTATGGCAAGCTTTAGGCCAACAATCTATACCTTATCTAATAGAACTATTAAATAATCCTTGTGATATCGTTAAATACTACTCTATAGTGAGTCTTGGGCGAATAGGTTCTAACAACACCAAGGTAATAAGCGAACTCAGAAAATTAGTAAATAATGAAAATGAATTAATCTCAAATGCAGCTGGGTGGGCATTACTTAGAATAGGTCTTGTAACAGACCATTCAAAAAGAATGCATGTTACAACAACAGAAAGTAGAATATACGATAGCCCAGATTTAAATTCTAGTTCATTTGCAGTTCCCGCTGGAAGCCCTATAATGTCTTTAAATTGGTCAATCCCAAGCCCTACAAATGAAAAAAATGTATTTGGAGAAACTCAATTATACGATAGAGTTAGATTCTTCACTACAGGTCAAGATGGTTATTTGCCTAGAGTTGGATTTAATGAAATTAATGCTATATAA
- a CDS encoding YncE family protein produces the protein MKIYVSNFGSNSISIINEKLEVEDKICLDENMYIHHFCIDENDEKIYIPSGINGILYVINIKDKSVIDSISIGGNLSQIVMNCNKELYIANEDSNSIYIVDVKNNNPVGLICVDSMPHGIIIDKEQKKLYVPCLGSLVVIDITTKSIEKKIKLNLAPWHLNINKEENIIYIVTKNGSIILVDRFTFEILDVLSGFKFPVEISLNYLKKEMYVTDFCNKSIEVLNYKTNENIKSIDIDGRPLGMDVSNDESKLFVSDVKNNLIKVFDTKSLEIIKSIDADKEPTTIICR, from the coding sequence TTGAAAATATATGTTTCTAATTTTGGGTCAAATAGTATATCTATTATAAATGAAAAGTTAGAAGTTGAAGATAAAATATGCTTAGATGAAAACATGTATATTCATCATTTCTGTATTGATGAAAATGATGAAAAAATATATATTCCAAGTGGAATTAATGGTATATTATATGTTATTAATATAAAGGATAAGTCTGTTATAGATTCTATTTCTATAGGTGGGAATCTAAGTCAGATTGTAATGAACTGTAATAAAGAACTTTATATAGCAAATGAAGATTCTAATAGTATATATATAGTAGATGTTAAAAATAACAATCCTGTAGGTCTTATTTGTGTAGACAGTATGCCTCATGGAATAATTATTGATAAAGAGCAAAAAAAATTATACGTTCCATGTTTGGGTTCGTTAGTTGTAATAGATATTACAACTAAGAGTATTGAAAAAAAAATAAAATTAAATCTGGCGCCATGGCATCTAAATATAAATAAAGAAGAAAATATAATATATATAGTGACTAAAAATGGAAGTATTATATTAGTAGATAGATTTACATTTGAAATATTAGATGTGCTGAGCGGATTTAAATTTCCTGTAGAAATAAGCCTTAATTATTTAAAAAAAGAGATGTATGTAACTGATTTTTGCAATAAAAGTATAGAAGTATTAAACTATAAAACTAATGAAAATATAAAAAGTATTGATATAGATGGGAGACCTTTGGGCATGGATGTATCTAATGATGAAAGTAAGTTATTTGTATCGGATGTAAAAAATAACCTTATAAAAGTATTTGATACTAAGTCCTTAGAAATAATAAAAAGTATAGATGCAGATAAAGAGCCTACTACTATAATATGTAGATAG
- a CDS encoding FUSC family protein, whose amino-acid sequence MRIGMRNIKTAIAVSLSVAISRFLNMEYPFYAAIAAIISMQTTIGESFKVGRNRMLGTILGAMVGVIFYFINPSSIIAIGIGITVVIYMCNLFGWNKSVSIAGIVFCVIMTNLDGRDPVFYGLNRIVDTFIGITIAVLVNYFIKPIVDYNKIEDELIIIRSDLNKLLQDKVINGLNIDLKNIEDSIAKIEKLINNIHINSKNELEVKRFKSIIKKYNIACMHLRIIDDMDGVYTLNNINYMELVNIYGRFDRTKCQKNRENDTVYNYHMRKIIKSIDGYDEDVIYFNSEVKIHN is encoded by the coding sequence ATGAGGATTGGTATGAGAAACATAAAAACTGCAATAGCTGTGTCATTATCTGTTGCTATTTCTCGTTTTTTAAATATGGAATATCCTTTTTATGCAGCAATAGCCGCAATTATATCTATGCAAACAACGATAGGGGAATCTTTCAAAGTCGGAAGAAATAGAATGCTTGGAACTATACTTGGGGCTATGGTAGGCGTTATATTCTATTTTATAAATCCAAGCAGTATAATTGCTATAGGGATAGGTATAACGGTAGTTATATATATGTGTAATCTATTTGGATGGAATAAGTCTGTGAGTATAGCTGGTATTGTATTTTGTGTAATTATGACTAATTTAGATGGGCGAGATCCTGTTTTTTACGGACTAAATAGAATAGTTGATACATTTATAGGTATTACAATTGCTGTTTTAGTCAATTATTTCATAAAACCTATAGTTGATTATAATAAGATAGAGGACGAGCTTATTATAATTAGAAGTGATTTAAACAAGTTATTACAGGATAAAGTTATTAATGGCTTGAATATTGATTTGAAAAATATTGAAGATAGTATAGCTAAAATTGAAAAGCTTATAAATAATATTCATATTAATTCTAAAAATGAATTAGAAGTGAAAAGGTTTAAGTCAATAATAAAAAAGTATAATATAGCATGTATGCATTTGAGAATTATAGATGATATGGATGGAGTTTACACACTGAATAATATCAATTATATGGAACTTGTTAATATATATGGTAGGTTTGATAGGACGAAATGTCAAAAGAACAGGGAAAATGACACTGTATACAATTATCATATGAGAAAAATAATCAAAAGCATTGACGGATATGATGAGGATGTAATATATTTTAATAGTGAAGTTAAAATACATAACTAG
- a CDS encoding alpha/beta-type small acid-soluble spore protein translates to MASRNSKVVPEAKAALNQMKLETANELGLSNYEGMDKGNLTARQNGYVGGYMTKKLVEMAENQMSGKK, encoded by the coding sequence ATGGCAAGCAGAAATTCTAAAGTAGTTCCAGAGGCAAAAGCAGCTTTAAATCAAATGAAATTAGAGACAGCAAATGAATTAGGTTTATCTAACTACGAAGGTATGGATAAAGGAAATTTAACTGCAAGACAAAATGGATATGTTGGTGGATACATGACTAAAAAGTTAGTTGAAATGGCAGAAAACCAAATGTCAGGAAAAAAATAA
- a CDS encoding bifunctional folylpolyglutamate synthase/dihydrofolate synthase translates to MNYNEALEYIHGTYKFGRVLGLDNITKLLSLLDNPQDDLNIIHVAGTNGKGSTCSFINSMLISGGYKVGLYTSPYLESFTERIRINSENIEEEELARVTNIVKTKVDDMVESGFNHPTEFEIVTAIAFYYYKEQNVDFVVLEVGMGGRFDATNVIKKPLINVITPISIDHTDYLGDTLEKIAYEKGGIIKDNCEVIMYPQSKEAESVIKNIVNEKNCTLTIANIQDKEITKMDVLGQVFNCKVKDDVYDNLEIQLIGKHQVNNAIVAINVIKILNDKYDFEISDQSIYEGIKNTKWAGRIEVLGKNPLFIIDGAHNEDGVKSLCNTIDAYMGDRDITLVLGMLKDKDVRTVCEILIPRCKNVITTKPNNPRAMKSDELKAIVNSLNKECTSCDDIEKAVELATQKTNENSVIICAGSLYMIGDIRSIVKKGDF, encoded by the coding sequence ATGAATTATAACGAAGCACTAGAATACATACATGGTACTTATAAGTTTGGAAGGGTATTAGGTCTTGATAATATAACTAAGCTTTTAAGCTTGCTTGATAATCCTCAGGATGATTTGAATATAATCCATGTTGCTGGAACGAATGGAAAAGGATCTACTTGTTCATTTATAAATTCTATGCTTATTAGTGGGGGCTATAAGGTTGGGTTATATACTTCTCCTTATTTAGAATCTTTTACTGAAAGGATAAGAATTAACTCTGAAAATATAGAAGAAGAAGAGCTAGCAAGGGTTACTAATATAGTGAAAACTAAGGTTGATGATATGGTTGAAAGCGGATTTAATCATCCTACTGAATTTGAAATAGTAACTGCTATAGCTTTTTATTATTATAAAGAACAAAATGTAGACTTTGTTGTACTAGAAGTTGGAATGGGTGGACGATTTGATGCTACAAATGTTATTAAAAAGCCGTTAATAAATGTTATAACTCCTATTAGTATAGATCATACTGATTATTTAGGTGATACTTTGGAAAAAATCGCTTATGAAAAAGGTGGAATAATAAAAGATAATTGTGAAGTTATTATGTATCCTCAAAGTAAAGAGGCTGAATCTGTTATAAAAAATATAGTTAATGAGAAAAACTGTACACTTACTATAGCTAATATACAAGATAAAGAGATTACTAAGATGGATGTTTTGGGACAGGTTTTTAATTGTAAGGTTAAAGATGATGTGTATGATAACTTAGAAATACAGTTGATAGGAAAACATCAAGTTAACAATGCAATAGTTGCCATTAATGTAATTAAAATATTGAATGATAAATACGATTTTGAAATAAGTGATCAGAGCATTTATGAAGGTATTAAAAATACTAAGTGGGCTGGTAGGATTGAGGTTTTAGGAAAAAATCCTTTATTTATAATTGATGGAGCTCATAATGAAGATGGAGTTAAATCTTTATGTAATACAATAGATGCTTATATGGGAGATAGAGATATAACTTTGGTATTGGGTATGCTAAAAGATAAGGATGTAAGAACTGTTTGTGAGATATTAATACCTAGATGTAAAAATGTAATTACAACAAAACCAAATAATCCTAGGGCTATGAAATCGGATGAGTTAAAAGCAATAGTAAATAGTTTGAATAAAGAGTGTACAAGTTGTGATGATATAGAAAAAGCTGTGGAATTAGCTACCCAAAAAACTAATGAGAATTCAGTTATAATATGTGCAGGATCATTATATATGATAGGAGATATTAGAAGTATAGTTAAAAAAGGTGATTTTTAA
- a CDS encoding DUF4364 family protein, with translation MFENSSEELAVNKLVLLYVLKKIEIDLTNSQITQVVMENEIMNYFSLQQFLSELIQAKFLKTYKEDFKEYYSLTKKSIQTLEYFISRIPSDLKENLDKYISTNKEKVLKETQVKCNYSKLSDNEFIVNLKVIENQIPLINIDLNVASTKQAKLICDNWKKNAPNLYGDIIQVLIQKP, from the coding sequence ATGTTTGAAAACTCATCTGAAGAGTTAGCGGTTAATAAATTAGTTTTATTATATGTTTTAAAAAAAATAGAAATAGATTTAACTAATTCTCAGATTACTCAAGTTGTAATGGAAAACGAAATAATGAACTACTTTTCTCTTCAACAATTTTTATCAGAGCTTATTCAAGCTAAATTTTTAAAAACCTATAAAGAAGACTTTAAAGAATATTATTCACTTACTAAAAAAAGCATACAAACTCTTGAATATTTTATTTCTAGAATACCTTCTGATCTAAAAGAAAATTTAGATAAGTACATATCTACAAATAAGGAAAAAGTTCTAAAAGAGACTCAAGTTAAGTGTAATTATTCTAAGTTGTCAGACAATGAATTCATAGTAAATTTAAAAGTTATAGAAAATCAAATTCCACTTATAAATATAGATTTAAATGTAGCTTCTACTAAGCAAGCTAAGCTCATCTGTGATAATTGGAAAAAGAATGCGCCTAATTTATATGGAGATATTATACAGGTTTTAATACAAAAACCTTAA
- a CDS encoding valine--tRNA ligase, with protein sequence MEIKNLPKNYDPKEFEERLYSGWLEKGYFKGEVDETKKSYSIMLPPPNITGQLHMGHALDHTLQDILVRWKRMDGYATLWQPGTDHASIATEVKVVEKIKKDEGKSKYEIGREGFLERAWEWRNIYGRRIVEQMQKLGDSCDWEKERFTMDEGCNKAVTEFFVKLYNDGHIYRGNRIINWCPDCKTSLSDAEVEHEEHGGHFYHVKYQVKDSDKLLEIATTRPETILGDTAVAVNPEDERYKDLVGKNLILPLVGREIPIIADDYVEMEFGTGAVKITPAHDPNDFEIGERHNLEKIVVMNEDGTMNSKAGKYEGMDRYECRKVLVEDLDKEGYLVHIKEHTHNVGHCYRCNTIIEPMVSKQWFVKMDELAGPAIDAVKSGQIKLVPERFNKIYYHWLENIRDWCISRQLWWGHRIPAYYCQDCEEAIVSKEAPDKCPKCNSTNLKQDEDVLDTWFSSALWPFSTLGWPNKTKELDFFYKTDVLVTGYDIIFFWVIRMVFSGLYCMDEIPFKHVLIHGLVRDSEGRKMSKSLGNGIDPLEVIEKYGADALRFTLATGNTPGNDMRFYMERVESARNFANKLWNASRFVFMNLSEDLVEGLNRESVEKDLTLADKWVISRVNELAKEVTDNMEKFELGMAIQKVYDFTWSEYCDWYIEMVKPRLYGEDLAAKKSALYTLTYVLENVLKLLHPYMPFITEEIYQYLPTVDGSIVLASWPKYKEEDSMKEEEEKMSLIMEAIRNVRNIRAEMNVIPSKKAKLMIVASNDKIATIEEGKEYFKTLASASEVEILKDKVGIPEDAMSTVIEGAQIYIPLDELVDFEKEIERLQKEKSKIEGELKRVSGKLSNQGFLAKAPEALIEEEKAKKDKYEEMMKTVVERLENLQGKLK encoded by the coding sequence ATGGAAATCAAAAATTTACCTAAAAATTACGATCCTAAAGAGTTTGAGGAAAGACTTTATAGTGGTTGGTTAGAGAAAGGATATTTCAAAGGAGAAGTTGATGAGACTAAGAAATCTTACTCAATAATGCTTCCTCCACCTAATATAACAGGACAACTACATATGGGACATGCACTTGACCATACACTTCAAGATATACTTGTTAGATGGAAGAGAATGGATGGTTATGCTACTTTATGGCAACCTGGAACTGACCATGCAAGTATTGCCACAGAGGTTAAGGTTGTTGAAAAAATAAAAAAAGATGAAGGCAAAAGTAAGTATGAGATAGGAAGAGAAGGGTTCTTAGAAAGAGCCTGGGAATGGAGAAATATATACGGAAGAAGAATAGTTGAGCAAATGCAAAAGCTTGGAGATTCTTGTGACTGGGAAAAAGAAAGATTTACTATGGATGAGGGATGCAATAAAGCTGTCACTGAATTTTTTGTTAAATTATACAATGATGGTCATATATATAGAGGAAATAGAATAATAAACTGGTGCCCTGATTGTAAAACATCTTTATCAGACGCAGAGGTTGAGCATGAAGAGCATGGAGGACATTTCTATCATGTTAAATACCAAGTTAAGGATTCTGATAAGTTATTAGAAATAGCAACTACAAGACCAGAAACTATACTTGGAGATACTGCTGTTGCGGTTAATCCAGAAGATGAAAGATACAAGGATTTAGTAGGAAAAAATCTTATATTACCTTTAGTAGGAAGAGAAATTCCTATAATTGCAGATGATTATGTTGAAATGGAATTTGGAACAGGAGCTGTTAAGATAACTCCAGCGCATGACCCTAATGACTTTGAAATTGGAGAAAGACATAATCTTGAAAAAATAGTAGTTATGAATGAAGACGGAACTATGAACTCTAAAGCTGGTAAATATGAAGGTATGGACAGATATGAGTGTAGAAAAGTTCTTGTTGAAGATTTAGATAAAGAAGGCTACTTAGTTCATATAAAAGAGCATACTCACAATGTAGGACATTGTTATAGATGTAATACAATAATTGAACCTATGGTATCAAAGCAATGGTTTGTTAAGATGGACGAGCTTGCAGGACCTGCAATAGATGCTGTTAAGAGTGGACAGATAAAACTTGTTCCAGAAAGATTTAACAAAATTTATTATCACTGGTTAGAGAATATAAGAGATTGGTGTATATCAAGACAATTATGGTGGGGACATAGAATACCAGCTTATTATTGTCAAGATTGTGAAGAGGCTATTGTTTCAAAAGAAGCACCTGATAAGTGTCCTAAGTGTAACTCTACTAACTTAAAGCAAGATGAAGATGTACTAGATACTTGGTTTTCATCAGCTTTATGGCCTTTCTCTACACTTGGATGGCCTAACAAGACTAAGGAACTAGATTTCTTCTATAAGACTGATGTTTTAGTTACAGGATACGATATTATATTCTTCTGGGTTATAAGAATGGTATTCTCAGGACTTTACTGTATGGATGAAATTCCATTTAAGCATGTTTTAATACATGGACTTGTTAGGGATTCTGAAGGAAGAAAGATGAGTAAATCTTTAGGAAATGGAATAGATCCACTTGAAGTAATAGAGAAGTATGGAGCTGATGCATTAAGATTCACTCTTGCTACTGGAAATACTCCTGGAAATGATATGAGATTCTATATGGAAAGAGTAGAATCAGCTAGAAACTTTGCTAATAAGCTTTGGAATGCATCAAGATTTGTATTTATGAACTTAAGTGAAGATTTAGTAGAAGGTTTAAATAGAGAATCTGTTGAGAAAGATTTAACTCTTGCAGATAAGTGGGTTATATCAAGAGTTAACGAATTAGCTAAAGAAGTAACTGATAATATGGAAAAATTTGAACTTGGAATGGCTATTCAAAAGGTTTATGATTTCACATGGTCAGAGTACTGTGACTGGTATATAGAAATGGTTAAACCGAGACTTTATGGAGAAGATTTAGCTGCTAAAAAATCTGCTTTATACACTTTAACTTATGTACTTGAAAATGTATTAAAGCTTCTTCATCCATACATGCCATTTATAACTGAGGAGATATATCAATATTTACCGACTGTAGATGGAAGTATAGTTTTAGCTTCTTGGCCTAAATATAAAGAAGAAGACAGTATGAAGGAAGAAGAAGAAAAAATGAGCTTAATAATGGAAGCTATAAGAAATGTAAGAAATATAAGAGCTGAAATGAATGTTATACCTTCTAAAAAAGCTAAGCTTATGATAGTTGCATCTAATGATAAAATAGCTACTATAGAAGAAGGAAAAGAATACTTTAAGACTTTAGCATCTGCATCAGAAGTTGAAATACTAAAAGATAAAGTTGGAATTCCTGAAGATGCTATGTCGACTGTAATAGAAGGAGCTCAAATTTATATACCTCTTGATGAATTAGTTGATTTTGAAAAAGAAATAGAAAGACTTCAAAAAGAAAAATCAAAGATTGAAGGGGAATTAAAAAGAGTATCTGGAAAATTATCTAATCAAGGTTTCTTAGCTAAAGCACCAGAAGCTTTAATAGAAGAAGAAAAAGCTAAGAAAGATAAGTATGAAGAAATGATGAAAACTGTAGTTGAAAGATTGGAAAACTTACAGGGTAAATTAAAATAG
- a CDS encoding TIGR03905 family TSCPD domain-containing protein → MYVFKTSGVCSKEIRFEIEDDIIKSVEFVGGCPGNLIGIKSLVEGSTVDEVIEKLKGIPCGVKSTSCPDQFTKALELYKKKRNEQ, encoded by the coding sequence ATGTACGTTTTTAAAACTTCTGGGGTTTGTTCTAAAGAAATAAGATTCGAAATAGAAGACGATATAATCAAATCAGTAGAGTTCGTAGGAGGATGTCCAGGAAATTTAATCGGAATTAAATCTCTTGTAGAAGGTTCAACAGTAGATGAAGTAATTGAAAAATTAAAAGGGATCCCTTGTGGAGTAAAATCAACTTCATGCCCTGATCAATTCACTAAAGCTTTAGAACTATATAAAAAAAAGAGAAACGAACAATAA
- the pdaB gene encoding polysaccharide deacetylase family sporulation protein PdaB — translation MKVIVISIRKFLLSIVLLAICSTVLVCSCYVIKDAMAQIPEKKLPIYCVDTQEKKIAISFDAAWGDAYTKNILDTLDKYDIKTTFFLVGFWVDKHPDLVKEISDRGHEIGNHSSTHPKMSLLSKEQIKQELETTSDKIEKITKKRPVVFRPPFGDYNDTLIDTASSLNYYTIQWDVDSLDWKEIGVEHVVDRVVKNTKNGSIVLFHNNAKYVSEYLPLVLEKLKSQGYEIVPISELIYKDNFSMDSTGRQKKNN, via the coding sequence ATGAAAGTAATTGTTATTTCTATAAGAAAATTTTTGTTAAGTATTGTATTGCTTGCGATATGTTCTACTGTACTTGTGTGTTCTTGTTATGTTATTAAAGATGCTATGGCTCAAATTCCAGAAAAAAAGCTTCCTATTTATTGTGTTGATACACAAGAAAAAAAAATAGCTATAAGTTTTGATGCTGCTTGGGGAGATGCATATACAAAAAACATACTAGATACACTAGATAAATATGATATTAAGACGACTTTTTTTCTTGTTGGATTTTGGGTGGATAAGCATCCAGACTTAGTAAAAGAAATTTCTGATAGAGGACATGAAATTGGAAATCATTCAAGTACTCATCCTAAAATGAGTCTTTTAAGCAAAGAACAAATAAAACAAGAACTTGAAACTACATCTGACAAAATAGAAAAAATAACAAAAAAAAGACCTGTAGTTTTTAGACCTCCTTTTGGAGATTACAATGATACTTTGATAGATACAGCTTCCAGCTTAAATTACTATACAATACAATGGGATGTAGATTCTCTTGATTGGAAAGAAATTGGAGTTGAGCATGTTGTAGACAGAGTAGTAAAAAACACAAAGAATGGTTCCATAGTACTTTTTCACAATAATGCTAAATATGTAAGCGAATATTTACCTTTGGTTTTAGAAAAATTAAAATCACAAGGATATGAAATAGTTCCTATATCAGAACTTATATATAAAGATAACTTTAGTATGGATTCTACAGGAAGGCAAAAAAAGAATAATTAG
- a CDS encoding FMN-binding protein gives MKKIACIVALGLSVITFAGCAKDSDVESTYKNGVYEASADKWEYGSEKAIVTIQDDKIKDIDLKRLDTDGNEVDYNMWTGQEVDGNVFPNLKEYRTSMKDEMIEKQTYEVDSIAGATVTTDNWKIAVQRALEEAKN, from the coding sequence ATGAAAAAAATAGCTTGCATTGTGGCTTTAGGGTTAAGTGTGATTACATTTGCTGGATGTGCTAAAGATAGCGATGTAGAAAGTACATATAAAAATGGTGTTTATGAAGCTTCAGCAGATAAATGGGAATATGGAAGTGAAAAGGCTATTGTAACTATTCAAGATGATAAGATAAAAGATATAGATTTAAAAAGGTTAGATACAGATGGAAATGAAGTAGATTATAATATGTGGACTGGACAAGAAGTGGATGGAAATGTATTCCCAAACTTAAAAGAATATAGAACTAGCATGAAAGATGAAATGATTGAAAAGCAAACATATGAGGTTGATTCTATTGCTGGAGCTACAGTGACTACTGATAACTGGAAGATAGCAGTTCAAAGGGCTTTAGAAGAGGCTAAAAATTAA